A single Elaeis guineensis isolate ETL-2024a chromosome 15, EG11, whole genome shotgun sequence DNA region contains:
- the LOC140853974 gene encoding uncharacterized protein has protein sequence MENSVVLAFLLNTMTSNVARSVQLLEIAQEVWETVTQMFSQKQNSAQAFEICSQLRQLRQGDLSITEYATELKRLWSEADHYRTFAPQSSIDVDGFQKYLEEERVQDFLYGLNPEYESVRVQLLARDILPSLGQVFSTVLSEEIRRRVTSDSNSSIRSALTVQPQQVGENVCFHCKKPGHTKAFCWDLHGRPNQPGRGSRGHGGRRSGGRTRGQNHVRGSAQANLSEETEGAIHSLSTEEYQTFR, from the coding sequence ATGGAGAACTCTGTTGTTCTAGCATTTCTTCTAAATACCATGACATCAAATGTGGCAAGAAGTGTGCAACTGCTGGAGATTGCACAGGAAGTCTGGGAGACGGTGACCCAAATGTTCTCACAGAAGCAGAATTCTGCTCAAGCATTTGAGATCTGTTCTCAATTACGTCAGCTTCGTCAGGGAGATTTATCTATCACTGAATATGCCACCGAGTTGAAACGTCTTTGGTCCGAAGCTGATCATTATAGAACTTTTGCTCCACAAAGCTCCATCGATGTTGATGGATTTCAGAAATATTTAGAAGAAGAACGGGTCCAGGACTTTCTATATGGTCTGAATCCAGAATATGAATCTGTCAGAGTTCAGCTCCTCGCCAGAGATATTTTACCTAGTTTAGGTCAAGTTTTCTCTACTGTTTTAAGCGAGGAGATACGGCGACgagtgacttctgactccaatagTTCTATAAGATCAGCCCTTACCGTACAACCACAGCAAGTAGGTGAGAATGtatgttttcattgtaaaaagccTGGGCACACTAAGGCATTTTGCTGGGATCTCCATGGCCGCCCAAATCAGCCTGGGCGTGGTAGTCGAGGCCATGGTGGTCGTCGTAGTGGTGGAAGAACTAGAGGACAGAATCATGTTCGTGGATCTGCCCAAGCCAATCTCTCTGAAGAGACCGAGGGTGCTATACACAGCTTATCTACAGAGGAATATCAGACCTTCCGATGA